A region of Pseudomonas putida DNA encodes the following proteins:
- a CDS encoding FecR domain-containing protein produces the protein MSRGQLDHGVLQAAAGWFARLHGAGHDAATQAQWQAWLTEDARHRLAWSYVENINQRFGTLDGQAAQARQVFDNARSHRQSRRAVLGSLCVAGAAGVLGWGGWQHGWVDSPRAWFATYRTGLGDVRPLTLADGSQLWLNGGTALDVQFDEGVRQLRLYRGEILIETGKDSRPLFVDTRAGRMRPLGTRFSVRDQGLVTTLSVFAGSVQATCAGSGVHITLGAGQMLVFDAQQAGASTAAQALRQDWSRGVLVAEDMPLGQVVDVLRDYRHGHLGIDPVLNNLRAVGTFPLLDTDRTLAMLERALPIRVVRTLPWWVSIEAR, from the coding sequence ATGAGCCGGGGGCAACTCGACCATGGCGTGCTGCAAGCGGCGGCAGGGTGGTTCGCGCGGCTGCACGGGGCAGGGCATGACGCAGCAACACAGGCGCAATGGCAGGCCTGGCTGACCGAGGATGCGCGGCATCGCCTGGCGTGGTCCTATGTGGAAAACATCAACCAGCGCTTCGGCACCCTCGATGGTCAGGCAGCACAGGCCCGGCAGGTGTTCGACAACGCTCGCAGTCACCGGCAGTCGCGTCGTGCCGTGCTCGGCAGCCTTTGCGTGGCGGGCGCGGCTGGCGTGTTGGGGTGGGGCGGCTGGCAGCACGGTTGGGTGGACTCGCCGCGCGCCTGGTTCGCCACTTATCGCACCGGCCTGGGGGACGTGCGGCCGCTTACACTGGCCGATGGCAGCCAGTTGTGGCTGAACGGCGGGACGGCACTGGATGTGCAGTTCGATGAAGGCGTGCGGCAACTGCGTCTGTACCGCGGCGAAATCCTGATCGAGACCGGCAAGGACTCACGACCACTGTTCGTCGACACGCGGGCAGGGCGGATGCGGCCACTCGGCACGCGGTTCAGTGTACGGGATCAGGGGCTGGTAACGACCTTGAGTGTGTTTGCAGGCTCGGTGCAGGCAACCTGCGCCGGCAGTGGTGTGCACATTACGCTGGGCGCCGGGCAGATGCTGGTGTTCGATGCGCAACAGGCAGGCGCATCAACAGCTGCACAGGCTCTGCGCCAGGACTGGAGCCGTGGCGTGCTGGTGGCGGAGGACATGCCGTTGGGCCAGGTAGTCGACGTTCTGCGCGACTACCGTCACGGCCACCTGGGCATCGACCCTGTGCTGAACAACTTGCGTGCGGTGGGTACCTTCCCGCTGCTGGACACCGACCGCACCTTGGCCATGCTCGAGCGTGCGTTACCCATTCGGGTGGTGCGCACCTTGCCTTGGTGGGTTTCCATCGAGGCGCGCTGA
- a CDS encoding acyltransferase family protein, which yields MQGKHLAYRPDIDGLRALAVLAVTIFHFNKQWLPGGFVGVDVFFVISGYLITGIIYGKGSDFSFGDFYGRRVRRILPAATFVTIVTLLAGSFLLLPADVKTLSQSAIGATLSAANIYFWLFLDTGYFAASSDTVPLLHMWSLGVEEQFYMIWPALMIIALKLGGKRLLVATGVVLAIASFAVSEYFLARDPSFAYYMLPSRAGELLVGALLFLWQDSRRITAAVANIAGVVGLAMVAGAVVLLDEKNGFPGIRSVIPSVGAALLILAGANQASPLSKVLGNSAARYIGLRSFSLYLWHWPVLAFYRYAYGEPTLAGGLACAALMVALTLISYHLIETPFRSKSPMWLLTKVGPIVATSAGVIVTGYVLSNNKGYWPTTSGDQYKRLISQHDYNTKPASRFPFNCQMTKYDPINWTEDQCVNGDRSVPPETLLWGDSNAAHYVGYLKAIGESRHFSIRNISHSSCPPIRDTKGILGPNREKSCNEFNARAFAESKKYRTVIIGASWESYAMRGGKEKFAETIAELAGYHNQVIIALNVPLFEGLDRMCTAKSIRIPGMDCPSTAIVPDQGDSEVNMYLKAIAAQYPNVATFDVRPQICKDGTCSAYDKGTLLYFDHAHISMIGSEILGRSVLENDQVPQPIAALGQSARSLGQHTPD from the coding sequence ATGCAAGGCAAACACTTGGCCTATCGTCCGGACATAGACGGGCTCAGGGCTCTGGCCGTACTGGCCGTGACAATTTTCCACTTCAACAAGCAATGGCTACCTGGCGGCTTCGTCGGAGTTGACGTTTTTTTCGTCATATCTGGCTACCTGATCACGGGAATCATCTACGGGAAAGGCTCTGACTTTTCTTTTGGTGACTTTTACGGTCGTCGAGTCCGCCGGATTCTTCCTGCCGCGACATTTGTGACCATAGTCACTTTGCTTGCTGGGTCATTCTTACTCTTGCCAGCAGACGTGAAGACCCTGTCGCAGTCGGCAATCGGCGCCACTCTTTCTGCAGCAAACATCTACTTCTGGCTTTTCCTAGATACAGGTTACTTCGCCGCTTCGTCCGATACCGTGCCGCTGTTGCATATGTGGTCGCTGGGCGTCGAAGAGCAGTTCTATATGATCTGGCCGGCACTCATGATCATCGCCTTGAAACTCGGCGGTAAACGCCTGCTTGTAGCTACCGGCGTGGTCCTGGCCATTGCATCGTTCGCAGTGAGCGAATACTTCCTTGCGCGTGACCCTTCCTTCGCTTACTACATGCTGCCATCCAGAGCTGGCGAACTGCTGGTAGGCGCCCTGCTTTTCCTGTGGCAAGACTCCCGCCGTATTACGGCTGCGGTTGCAAATATTGCTGGCGTCGTTGGCCTAGCCATGGTTGCAGGCGCAGTGGTGCTGCTCGACGAGAAAAATGGATTCCCTGGGATACGATCGGTTATCCCTTCTGTAGGCGCAGCGCTACTGATTCTGGCGGGTGCAAATCAAGCCAGTCCTCTTTCCAAAGTTCTCGGCAACTCGGCGGCTAGGTACATCGGGCTACGGTCATTCTCACTCTACCTGTGGCACTGGCCTGTGCTTGCCTTCTACCGCTACGCTTACGGTGAGCCAACTTTGGCTGGCGGGCTAGCGTGCGCTGCACTGATGGTAGCGCTGACCCTGATCTCGTATCACCTAATCGAAACACCGTTCAGGTCGAAAAGCCCTATGTGGCTTCTCACTAAGGTAGGGCCCATCGTTGCGACAAGTGCTGGGGTAATAGTCACCGGGTATGTCCTGAGCAATAACAAAGGCTACTGGCCAACAACTTCTGGCGATCAGTACAAAAGGCTAATTTCTCAGCACGACTACAACACCAAGCCGGCCAGCCGCTTCCCGTTCAATTGCCAGATGACGAAATACGATCCAATTAACTGGACTGAGGATCAGTGCGTAAACGGCGACAGGTCAGTACCTCCCGAAACTCTTCTTTGGGGTGATTCGAATGCTGCGCACTACGTAGGATATCTGAAAGCTATCGGAGAAAGCAGACACTTCTCAATCCGTAATATCTCGCATTCTTCTTGCCCACCGATCAGGGATACGAAAGGAATTCTTGGGCCAAACCGCGAAAAGTCCTGCAACGAATTCAACGCTCGAGCTTTTGCTGAGTCGAAGAAATATAGAACTGTGATAATCGGTGCATCATGGGAATCTTATGCAATGAGAGGCGGAAAGGAAAAGTTTGCTGAAACCATTGCCGAGCTGGCCGGTTATCACAATCAGGTAATTATCGCCCTCAACGTTCCTCTATTTGAGGGGCTCGACCGCATGTGTACTGCTAAATCCATTCGTATTCCTGGGATGGACTGCCCTTCTACAGCGATCGTCCCCGACCAAGGCGACAGCGAAGTAAATATGTACCTAAAGGCAATCGCCGCACAGTACCCGAATGTCGCAACGTTTGATGTGCGCCCACAAATTTGCAAGGACGGCACCTGCTCGGCATATGACAAAGGCACCCTCCTCTACTTCGACCACGCCCACATCAGCATGATAGGGTCTGAGATATTAGGCCGATCTGTATTGGAGAACGATCAAGTACCACAGCCTATCGCTGCTCTTGGGCAGTCGGCTCGGTCATTGGGCCAACACACTCCTGATTAA
- the sohB gene encoding protease SohB has protein sequence MEFLAEYASFLAKTATLVIAILVVLSAIAGLRGKGRRKPGGQLQVTRLNEFYKELRERLESGLLDKAQLKALRKQQAKAEKQQKKVKAEEKSRVFVLDFDGDIKASATDSLRNEITALLTLATPRDEVVLRLESGGGLVHSYGLAASQLARIRQAGIPLTVCIDKVAASGGYMMACIGEKIVSAPFAVLGSIGVVAQLPNVNRLLKKHDIDFEVLTAGEYKRTLTVFGENTEKGREKFQEDLDITHQLFKDFVARYRPQLHIDEVATGEVWLGVAALNRKLVDELQTSDEYLSDRARNANLFHLHYAERKSLQERIGMAASGTVENTVVGLWSKLGRLR, from the coding sequence GTGGAGTTTCTTGCCGAATACGCAAGCTTTCTCGCCAAAACCGCCACCTTGGTGATTGCCATTCTGGTGGTGCTGTCGGCCATTGCCGGTTTACGCGGAAAAGGGCGGCGCAAGCCGGGTGGGCAATTGCAGGTCACGCGCCTGAATGAGTTCTATAAAGAGCTGCGCGAGCGCCTGGAATCGGGCCTGCTCGACAAGGCCCAGCTCAAGGCTCTGCGCAAGCAGCAGGCGAAGGCGGAAAAACAGCAGAAAAAAGTCAAGGCTGAGGAAAAGAGCCGGGTCTTCGTGCTCGATTTCGATGGCGATATCAAGGCCTCGGCCACCGACAGCCTGCGCAACGAGATCACTGCGCTGCTGACCCTCGCCACCCCGCGTGACGAAGTGGTGCTGCGGCTCGAGAGTGGCGGCGGCCTGGTGCACAGCTATGGCCTGGCGGCTTCGCAGTTGGCGCGCATTCGCCAGGCCGGTATCCCCTTGACCGTGTGCATCGACAAGGTGGCTGCCAGCGGTGGTTACATGATGGCTTGCATTGGCGAGAAGATCGTCAGCGCACCCTTTGCCGTGTTGGGTTCGATTGGTGTGGTTGCACAGCTGCCCAACGTCAATCGCCTGCTGAAGAAGCACGACATCGATTTCGAGGTGCTCACCGCCGGTGAATACAAGCGCACCCTCACCGTGTTCGGCGAAAACACCGAGAAGGGCAGGGAGAAGTTCCAGGAAGACCTGGACATCACCCACCAGCTGTTCAAGGACTTTGTCGCCCGCTATCGTCCACAGCTGCATATCGACGAAGTGGCCACCGGCGAGGTTTGGCTGGGCGTGGCAGCGCTAAACCGCAAGCTGGTGGACGAGTTGCAGACCAGCGACGAATACCTCAGCGACCGCGCCCGCAATGCCAACCTGTTCCACTTGCACTATGCCGAACGCAAGAGCCTGCAGGAGCGCATCGGCATGGCTGCCAGCGGCACGGTGGAGAACACCGTGGTCGGCCTTTGGAGCAAACTCGGTCGCTTGCGCTAA
- a CDS encoding lysozyme — MRTSQRGLSLIKSFEGLRLQAYQDSVGVWTIGYGATRSMQPGMKVSMEQAERMLLNDVQRFEPEVERLITSPLSQNQWDAMISFTYNLGAANLESSTLRRLINAGNYVAAADQFPRWNKAGGKVLAGLVRRRAAERDLFLESA; from the coding sequence ATGCGTACATCGCAACGCGGCTTGAGCCTCATCAAGTCGTTTGAGGGCCTGCGCCTGCAGGCCTATCAGGATTCTGTCGGCGTCTGGACCATCGGCTATGGCGCCACTCGAAGCATGCAGCCCGGCATGAAAGTCAGCATGGAGCAGGCCGAGCGCATGTTGCTGAACGACGTGCAGCGCTTCGAGCCAGAAGTTGAGCGCCTCATCACGTCGCCGCTGAGCCAGAACCAGTGGGACGCCATGATCAGCTTCACCTACAACTTGGGTGCGGCGAATCTTGAGTCGTCCACGCTGCGCCGATTGATCAATGCCGGAAACTACGTAGCCGCAGCCGACCAGTTCCCGCGTTGGAACAAGGCAGGCGGGAAGGTGCTGGCTGGCCTGGTGCGTCGGCGTGCCGCTGAACGGGACTTGTTTCTGGAGTCGGCGTGA
- a CDS encoding TonB-dependent siderophore receptor, giving the protein MLLRDPAFSRPHPLALAILLALGSYAATTQAESNGAAVQRAMFDIPAGPLAHQLNLLAKQAGLLIGGDATLTANKQSQVVHATGVEQALAQMLAGSGVEAVATGEREFQLVRQVENAAGAVTLGSTTISGQGLGDLTEGTGAYATGRSSTATKLPMSLRETPQSVTVVTRQRMDDQNMQNLDDVMRNATGVTIIKNGSERSLYQARGQTVENLQIDGVPTNIGNPYSMDTISKPNTDIYDRVEVVRGATGLMEGAGNPSASINLVRKRPTAEPQALIETSVGSWDDYKAMLDLSAPLNEAGTLRGRSVITYNNANSYLDTAQKENQLFYGIIEADLDESTLATFGFTYQKERNSGYDWSGLPSKESGAFYPMSRSTSLTGDWNHLDKRNTTLFADIQHTFANGWKGVVAVNQMWAKSDFLGNYTYPGGGTDLFTLNPRHFHFDDTQTSIDGYFTGPFQLLGRQHELIVGGNWNKDDFDYHGGRDASYRYIVDMNNLAAFDPPTPTALNVNQWQYNRTQEQKGVYVASRFSLTDSTTFILGSRLSWYSHDSLDDTNGVREPTDHKHFSKSGEVTPYAGLVQDLNENWSAYASYTEIFKPQSAQDADGTTLLPMTGSNYEIGLKGEFLDKRLQTAIALFQADQTGRAERVTCAQTWACYRASDKVRNKGIELELTGEVLANWNVSAGYTYTQSKYMGGEQKGEDFNGASPRHLFKVATDYRLPGTLNQLRVGGSFYAQSKMTQTEVGKYYKIRQDAYHLTNLHAIYEISRNLELQYNLDNVFDKKYYQTLGNTNYWNFYGEPRNFNVALRAKF; this is encoded by the coding sequence ATGCTGCTTCGCGATCCTGCTTTTTCGCGCCCTCATCCGCTGGCTTTGGCCATCCTCCTTGCCCTTGGCAGTTACGCTGCCACCACCCAGGCCGAAAGCAACGGCGCAGCAGTGCAGCGCGCGATGTTCGACATTCCGGCCGGGCCGCTGGCACATCAACTGAACCTGCTGGCCAAACAGGCCGGGTTGTTGATTGGCGGTGATGCCACGCTCACCGCCAACAAGCAGAGCCAGGTGGTGCACGCCACCGGTGTCGAGCAGGCGCTGGCGCAGATGCTGGCGGGCAGCGGCGTGGAGGCGGTGGCCACCGGCGAGCGGGAATTCCAGCTGGTGCGTCAGGTTGAAAACGCTGCCGGTGCCGTGACCCTGGGCAGCACCACCATCTCTGGTCAGGGATTGGGCGACTTGACCGAGGGCACCGGGGCCTACGCGACGGGGCGTTCGTCCACCGCCACCAAACTGCCGATGAGCCTGCGCGAAACGCCGCAGTCGGTCACCGTGGTCACTCGCCAGCGCATGGATGACCAGAACATGCAAAACCTCGACGACGTCATGCGTAACGCCACCGGCGTCACCATCATCAAGAATGGCAGCGAGCGCTCGCTGTACCAGGCCCGCGGGCAGACGGTCGAAAACCTGCAGATCGATGGCGTGCCGACCAACATCGGCAACCCGTACTCGATGGACACCATTTCCAAGCCCAACACCGACATCTACGACCGCGTAGAAGTGGTGCGGGGCGCCACCGGCCTGATGGAAGGTGCGGGTAACCCGTCGGCCTCGATCAACCTGGTCCGAAAGCGGCCTACGGCCGAGCCTCAGGCATTGATCGAAACCTCGGTCGGCTCCTGGGACGACTACAAGGCCATGCTCGACCTGTCGGCGCCGCTGAATGAAGCCGGCACCCTGCGCGGCCGCTCGGTCATTACCTACAACAATGCCAACAGCTACCTGGACACGGCCCAGAAAGAGAACCAGCTGTTCTACGGCATCATCGAGGCCGACCTGGATGAGTCGACCCTGGCCACTTTCGGTTTTACCTACCAGAAGGAACGCAACTCCGGTTATGACTGGTCGGGCCTGCCCAGCAAGGAGAGCGGCGCGTTCTACCCGATGTCGCGCTCTACCTCGCTGACCGGTGACTGGAACCACCTGGACAAGCGCAATACCACCCTGTTCGCCGACATCCAGCACACCTTTGCCAACGGCTGGAAGGGCGTGGTGGCAGTCAACCAGATGTGGGCAAAGTCGGATTTCCTGGGTAACTACACCTACCCAGGCGGTGGCACCGACCTGTTCACCCTCAATCCGCGCCACTTTCACTTCGATGACACCCAGACCAGTATCGATGGCTACTTCACGGGCCCGTTCCAGCTGCTGGGCCGCCAGCATGAGCTGATTGTGGGTGGCAACTGGAACAAGGACGACTTCGACTACCACGGCGGGCGCGACGCCAGCTACCGCTACATCGTCGACATGAACAACCTGGCAGCGTTTGACCCACCCACACCGACCGCCCTCAATGTCAACCAATGGCAATACAACCGCACTCAGGAGCAAAAGGGCGTGTATGTGGCCAGCCGGTTCAGTCTCACCGACAGCACTACGTTCATTCTCGGCAGCCGCCTGAGCTGGTACAGCCACGATTCGCTGGATGACACCAATGGCGTGCGTGAACCCACAGACCATAAGCACTTCTCCAAGAGTGGCGAAGTCACACCTTACGCAGGCCTGGTGCAGGACCTGAACGAAAACTGGTCGGCCTATGCCAGCTACACCGAAATCTTCAAGCCGCAGAGCGCGCAGGATGCGGATGGCACAACGCTTTTGCCGATGACCGGCAGCAACTACGAGATCGGCTTGAAGGGAGAGTTCCTCGATAAGCGCCTGCAAACCGCTATCGCGCTGTTCCAGGCGGACCAGACCGGCCGTGCCGAGCGAGTGACCTGTGCGCAGACCTGGGCTTGCTACCGGGCGTCCGACAAAGTGCGCAACAAAGGTATCGAGCTGGAGCTGACCGGTGAGGTGCTGGCGAACTGGAACGTATCGGCGGGGTACACCTATACCCAGTCCAAATACATGGGTGGCGAGCAGAAAGGCGAAGACTTCAACGGCGCCTCGCCACGCCATTTGTTCAAGGTTGCAACCGACTACCGCCTGCCAGGTACGCTCAACCAGCTGCGTGTAGGTGGCAGCTTCTACGCCCAGAGCAAGATGACCCAGACCGAGGTCGGCAAGTATTACAAGATCCGGCAGGATGCCTACCACCTGACCAACCTGCACGCCATCTACGAGATCAGCCGCAACCTGGAGCTGCAGTACAACCTTGATAACGTGTTCGACAAGAAGTACTACCAGACCCTGGGAAATACTAATTACTGGAATTTCTACGGTGAGCCGCGCAATTTCAATGTGGCGTTGCGGGCGAAATTCTGA
- a CDS encoding amino acid permease has translation MGSKLLSARQIAFMALGMSIGVGLFLGSASAIQSAGPSVLLAYTISGGIIFLILRALGEMTVHNPVSGSFAAYAHEYLGPYAGFLSSWNYWILMVGVGVAESTAVGIYMKAWFPDVPQWIWVCASIASICALNLLAVRAFGEAEFWFALIKVVTILALVVGGGMMIFAGWGNNGEPLGLANLWQHGGWFPNGISGMLIALPIVAYSFAGVEMIGIAAAEAENPKKTIPRAINSVLWRILLFYVAAIAVILAIYPWNQIGTQGSPFVTTFERLGIREAAGAINFVVITAALSSFNCILFSGARILKKLADEGQAPSMLRKVGSNGIPTRAVFATVACMAFGVLLNFVMPDRAFGYMMSILAFNVAWTWGMIALTYVAFQRRMKRSGIASEFPMPLRKASPAICLLFVAFVLFMLGYHPESRVSLYAGGIWTVALSALYFMANRAAKRDAAEAGF, from the coding sequence ATGGGAAGTAAACTTTTAAGCGCTCGCCAGATTGCATTCATGGCATTGGGCATGTCTATCGGCGTAGGGCTTTTCCTGGGATCGGCATCAGCCATCCAATCGGCTGGGCCGTCTGTGCTGTTGGCCTACACAATCAGCGGCGGCATCATTTTTTTAATTCTGCGCGCCCTGGGTGAAATGACCGTCCACAACCCGGTTTCGGGCTCATTTGCAGCTTATGCGCATGAGTACCTTGGCCCTTATGCAGGCTTTCTCTCCAGCTGGAACTACTGGATTTTGATGGTCGGGGTTGGCGTAGCCGAATCGACCGCTGTAGGCATCTACATGAAGGCCTGGTTCCCGGATGTGCCTCAGTGGATTTGGGTATGCGCATCGATAGCCTCAATCTGTGCATTGAATCTGCTCGCCGTACGCGCTTTCGGTGAAGCCGAGTTTTGGTTCGCACTGATCAAGGTCGTCACAATCCTCGCCCTTGTGGTCGGCGGTGGCATGATGATTTTTGCCGGCTGGGGCAACAACGGCGAACCACTGGGCCTGGCTAATCTTTGGCAGCACGGCGGGTGGTTTCCCAATGGTATTAGCGGAATGCTCATTGCGTTGCCGATCGTAGCGTACTCCTTTGCGGGTGTAGAAATGATCGGCATCGCGGCAGCAGAGGCGGAAAACCCTAAGAAAACCATACCGCGCGCTATCAACTCCGTGCTGTGGCGAATTCTGCTTTTCTACGTGGCGGCCATCGCAGTGATCTTGGCAATTTATCCCTGGAATCAGATCGGCACCCAAGGAAGCCCGTTCGTGACTACCTTTGAGCGCCTGGGCATCAGAGAGGCAGCGGGCGCCATAAACTTCGTGGTGATCACGGCGGCCTTATCAAGTTTCAACTGCATCCTGTTCAGTGGCGCGCGCATCCTGAAAAAACTCGCAGATGAAGGCCAAGCCCCCAGCATGTTGCGGAAAGTGGGCAGTAATGGCATTCCGACTAGAGCGGTATTTGCAACCGTCGCGTGCATGGCCTTCGGCGTGCTTCTTAACTTTGTGATGCCAGACCGTGCCTTTGGCTACATGATGTCCATCTTGGCTTTCAACGTGGCCTGGACCTGGGGAATGATCGCCCTGACCTACGTGGCGTTCCAACGCCGCATGAAGCGCTCTGGTATCGCCAGTGAATTCCCAATGCCGCTACGCAAGGCATCTCCCGCCATCTGCTTACTGTTTGTCGCTTTTGTACTGTTCATGCTCGGCTACCACCCAGAAAGCCGGGTTTCGCTGTACGCCGGCGGTATCTGGACTGTAGCCCTGTCGGCCCTGTACTTCATGGCCAATCGAGCCGCGAAGCGTGACGCAGCAGAGGCAGGATTCTAA
- a CDS encoding helix-turn-helix domain-containing protein, giving the protein MKSTPTHATATPNLLTPESLGMRLRTARKQRGWTLVQVAERSKVSITTISRAERGQLALGYENVAALAQALQLDIGTLFSHEYEEPPAKQGPVVTRAGEGVAYKGLSFTYEFLATSASGKPINPVLGTIHARKINSPEDFARHSGVEFIYVLSGKLEVHFETGEVTRLGKGDSLYFDSRIGHAYISVSKQLARIVGVITAESDQMLLARQGHDQLEQ; this is encoded by the coding sequence GTGAAGAGCACGCCAACCCATGCCACAGCAACGCCAAACCTGCTAACCCCGGAGTCGCTCGGGATGCGTCTGCGCACCGCACGCAAACAGAGGGGCTGGACGCTGGTTCAGGTTGCCGAACGTTCCAAGGTATCGATAACCACTATTTCCCGCGCCGAACGCGGCCAGCTCGCTTTGGGGTACGAAAATGTCGCTGCCCTGGCGCAGGCGCTGCAGCTGGATATCGGAACACTGTTCTCGCATGAGTATGAGGAGCCGCCCGCCAAACAGGGCCCGGTGGTAACGAGGGCCGGCGAGGGGGTGGCCTACAAAGGGCTGTCGTTTACCTATGAGTTCCTGGCCACATCAGCCAGCGGCAAACCAATCAACCCTGTACTGGGTACGATCCACGCACGCAAGATCAATAGCCCCGAGGATTTTGCCCGACACTCCGGCGTGGAGTTCATCTACGTGCTTTCGGGCAAGCTCGAGGTCCATTTCGAAACAGGTGAAGTGACCAGACTTGGGAAAGGTGACTCGCTGTATTTTGACAGCCGCATCGGCCACGCCTACATCAGTGTCAGCAAGCAATTAGCCAGAATCGTTGGCGTGATCACCGCTGAAAGCGACCAGATGCTGCTTGCGCGACAAGGGCACGATCAGCTTGAGCAATAA
- a CDS encoding sigma-70 family RNA polymerase sigma factor: MTASPGTAGSDLENLYRAHHGWIRQWLQRKLGNAHDAAELAQDVFVRLLTKPRAFNDHEHARAYLGRMSRNACVDFWRRRRVEQAYLDVLAAQPEQLAPSLEQQAVILETLAQLQAMFERMPKRVADAFSMAQLQGMKQREIAEQLGVSERSVNSYLAQAMYQCLLLEAELDDSLA; the protein is encoded by the coding sequence ATGACCGCTTCTCCCGGCACTGCTGGCTCCGACCTGGAGAACCTCTACCGCGCCCACCACGGCTGGATCCGCCAGTGGCTGCAGCGCAAGCTCGGCAATGCCCACGATGCTGCGGAGTTGGCGCAGGATGTGTTCGTGCGGTTGCTGACCAAACCCCGGGCTTTCAATGACCACGAGCATGCCCGCGCGTATCTGGGGCGTATGTCGCGCAATGCGTGTGTCGACTTCTGGCGGCGGCGGCGGGTGGAGCAGGCTTATCTGGATGTATTGGCCGCCCAGCCCGAGCAACTTGCACCATCGCTGGAGCAGCAGGCGGTCATCCTCGAAACACTGGCACAACTGCAGGCGATGTTCGAACGCATGCCCAAGCGGGTGGCCGACGCGTTTTCCATGGCGCAACTGCAGGGCATGAAGCAACGCGAGATCGCTGAGCAGTTGGGCGTGAGTGAGCGCAGTGTGAACAGCTACCTGGCTCAGGCGATGTACCAGTGCCTGTTGCTGGAAGCCGAACTGGATGATTCGCTGGCATGA
- a CDS encoding FAD-dependent oxidoreductase — protein sequence MHIIVVGAGISGTVTALTLAQEGHSVEIIEGAQAPATGASFANAGLISPGHCFSWAEPGVVGVALKSLFGIGEGLGIYGPWTPALARWATLFAREATQTRWLTNSKAALALAGYSRDLQFKHAGISQDEYGGRHKGILYLYGEGQTPGPHDAALLRAAGEPFEALDPPAVLECEPLLKTARVKFAKGIYCAQDGTGDAARYATAALKKAIQLGTTARFGERVLGFDIRGGVAKGVHTDKGYRHADLVVATAGLASRHLLASIGHNLPIHPVTGYSISYESPPGQKPSVGAVSIPHKVAWASFGETLRFTGFADVGVPGESTVHKRFAELGRFAEEVCPSLKDRTALKWVGQRPMTPDNLPFLGVSHVPNVLLNCGHGAMGWTMACGSARIICDLAAGRRPALNLEPYHWNRYGLLGRRTALQS from the coding sequence ATGCACATCATTGTTGTGGGCGCGGGCATCAGTGGCACCGTCACTGCGCTGACACTCGCGCAAGAAGGGCACAGCGTCGAAATTATTGAAGGGGCTCAGGCTCCAGCAACCGGTGCAAGTTTCGCCAACGCGGGCCTTATCTCTCCGGGGCACTGCTTTAGCTGGGCGGAGCCTGGCGTGGTAGGTGTTGCCTTGAAGTCACTATTCGGCATTGGCGAAGGCCTAGGCATCTACGGCCCCTGGACACCTGCACTTGCGCGGTGGGCCACCCTGTTCGCCCGCGAGGCGACACAAACGCGCTGGCTAACGAACTCGAAAGCGGCATTGGCGCTTGCCGGCTACTCGCGCGACCTTCAGTTCAAACACGCGGGTATTTCGCAGGATGAATATGGAGGGCGGCATAAGGGTATTTTGTATCTGTATGGTGAGGGACAAACGCCAGGCCCCCACGATGCCGCACTACTGCGCGCCGCTGGAGAACCCTTTGAAGCGCTCGATCCCCCTGCTGTACTGGAGTGCGAGCCTCTGCTGAAGACAGCCCGGGTCAAGTTTGCGAAAGGCATTTACTGCGCCCAGGACGGTACAGGCGACGCCGCTCGCTATGCGACTGCCGCACTGAAAAAAGCTATCCAGCTCGGCACGACGGCGCGGTTTGGCGAGCGCGTGCTCGGGTTCGATATTCGCGGCGGCGTTGCCAAGGGTGTACACACAGACAAAGGCTATCGTCATGCGGACCTGGTCGTCGCAACAGCAGGCCTCGCGTCCCGACATTTGCTTGCATCCATTGGGCACAACCTGCCCATTCACCCCGTCACGGGTTATTCGATTTCGTATGAAAGCCCGCCAGGCCAAAAGCCCAGTGTCGGGGCTGTCTCGATCCCACATAAAGTTGCTTGGGCGTCATTTGGTGAAACCCTTCGATTCACAGGGTTTGCAGATGTCGGGGTCCCCGGTGAATCCACCGTGCACAAACGCTTTGCGGAACTTGGGCGTTTCGCAGAAGAGGTTTGCCCAAGCCTTAAAGACCGCACAGCACTAAAGTGGGTGGGACAGCGCCCGATGACGCCTGACAACTTACCCTTCCTGGGCGTGAGCCATGTACCGAATGTCTTGCTCAACTGTGGCCACGGCGCCATGGGCTGGACCATGGCTTGCGGCTCTGCACGGATCATCTGCGACCTCGCTGCTGGTCGTAGGCCCGCCCTCAACCTTGAACCGTACCACTGGAATCGCTATGGGCTGCTAGGACGCCGCACGGCCCTGCAAAGCTGA